A window of Terriglobus sp. RCC_193 contains these coding sequences:
- a CDS encoding TIGR03435 family protein, which yields MIANGAPMSLLVMRLSVMPEVQGHPIVDHTGMTGEYNWKLDWAPELSAPAADASDLPSLLEALQQQLGLRLVATKTAVPAIQVDSIIRPSRD from the coding sequence ATCATCGCCAACGGCGCACCGATGTCGCTGCTGGTGATGCGCCTGTCCGTGATGCCGGAAGTGCAGGGCCATCCCATCGTGGACCACACCGGCATGACCGGCGAATACAATTGGAAGCTGGACTGGGCACCGGAACTCAGCGCACCTGCTGCCGACGCGAGCGATCTTCCGTCTTTATTGGAAGCCCTGCAGCAGCAACTCGGCCTGCGTCTGGTGGCCACAAAGACCGCTGTCCCCGCCATTCAGGTGGATAGCATCATCCGGCCCTCACGGGACTGA
- the secD gene encoding protein translocase subunit SecD: protein MQKNLNGKIALIIAILVVFLYGIFGIPHGGLKESITRRIHLGLDLRGGTHIVLQVKTAEAVAASSDNDMVRAQDAVTKLAPGARANKPDPAQPVIVVSGVPQTNMTAVRDALSATQFSAYDLASTSDGYKLTMKLAEVKDLRERTLETSIETIRSRVDSLGVAEPVIQKYGLGEDQILVELPGIDNADHVRDVIQSTARLEIHEVTGGPFNTEQDAQMQLQPDSVLVQGGNALGDQSWWSLKRIAVVQGPDFRDARASQDEAGRPDVSFTLTTGAGDRFYAYTSTNIGKQMAIVLDNKVREVANINGAIRDQGQISGGGFTKQTASDLSLMLRTGSLPASIVFLETHTVGPSLGATSIRQGVIASVVGMMAVMIFMLIYYKGAGINADLALILNLVILLGFMGFTGSTLTLPGIAGVILTIGMGVDSNVLIFERIREEIRVGKNASAAVFGGFDHAWTTILDTHVTTIVSALILFFVGTGPVRGFAVTLMFGLLANLFTAVFVSRVIFDSLLQRKTRGEALSI from the coding sequence ATGCAGAAGAATCTGAACGGCAAAATCGCGCTTATCATCGCCATCCTGGTGGTGTTTCTTTACGGCATCTTCGGTATCCCGCACGGCGGGCTGAAGGAGTCGATCACACGGCGCATTCATCTAGGCCTTGACCTTCGCGGCGGTACGCATATTGTGTTGCAGGTAAAGACGGCGGAAGCCGTGGCTGCCAGCAGCGACAACGACATGGTGCGCGCGCAGGATGCGGTTACCAAGCTGGCTCCCGGCGCACGTGCGAACAAGCCTGATCCAGCGCAGCCGGTCATCGTGGTGAGCGGCGTGCCGCAGACCAATATGACCGCCGTGCGCGATGCGCTGAGCGCAACTCAGTTCTCCGCGTACGATCTGGCCTCGACCAGCGACGGCTACAAGCTGACGATGAAGCTGGCCGAGGTGAAGGACCTGCGCGAACGCACGCTGGAGACGTCGATTGAGACGATCCGCAGCCGTGTGGACTCGCTGGGTGTGGCCGAGCCGGTGATCCAGAAGTATGGATTGGGCGAGGACCAGATCCTTGTCGAACTGCCCGGCATTGATAATGCCGACCACGTTCGCGATGTGATCCAGTCGACGGCGCGCCTTGAGATTCACGAGGTAACCGGCGGACCGTTCAACACGGAGCAGGACGCACAGATGCAGCTGCAGCCGGACTCGGTTCTGGTGCAGGGCGGCAACGCGCTGGGTGACCAGTCGTGGTGGTCGTTGAAGCGCATTGCTGTGGTGCAGGGACCGGATTTCCGCGATGCTCGTGCGTCGCAGGATGAGGCCGGACGCCCGGACGTTTCCTTTACGCTGACCACCGGCGCAGGCGACCGCTTCTATGCGTACACCAGCACCAACATTGGCAAGCAGATGGCCATTGTGCTGGACAACAAGGTACGTGAAGTGGCGAACATCAACGGCGCCATCCGCGACCAGGGCCAGATCAGCGGCGGCGGCTTCACCAAACAGACGGCAAGCGACCTGTCGCTGATGCTGCGCACCGGTTCGCTGCCCGCGTCGATTGTCTTCCTGGAGACGCACACGGTCGGGCCTTCGCTGGGCGCCACCAGCATTCGTCAGGGTGTGATCGCATCGGTCGTCGGCATGATGGCCGTGATGATCTTCATGCTCATCTACTACAAGGGTGCGGGCATCAACGCGGACCTGGCGCTGATTCTGAACCTGGTCATCCTGCTGGGTTTCATGGGCTTCACGGGATCAACGCTGACGCTGCCGGGCATCGCGGGTGTGATCCTGACCATCGGTATGGGCGTGGATTCGAACGTGCTGATCTTTGAGCGCATTCGTGAAGAAATTCGCGTGGGCAAGAACGCCAGCGCGGCCGTCTTCGGCGGATTCGATCATGCCTGGACCACCATTCTGGATACCCACGTAACGACCATCGTCTCTGCGCTGATCCTGTTCTTTGTGGGAACGGGCCCGGTGCGTGGCTTTGCCGTGACGCTGATGTTTGGTCTGTTGGCCAACCTGTTTACGGCAGTGTTCGTTTCGCGCGTGATCTTTGACAGCCTTCTGCAGCGCAAGACGCGCGGCGAAGCTCTGTCAATTTAG
- a CDS encoding cytochrome c, with the protein MKTLLRTLASLLLLAGLAALATVVWARHTGGFSARTTPSFLETALARYARSLAIPASAKSLPNPIVDSPQVQHEAMAHYADHCASCHANDGSGDTMYGNGLYPKPPDLRLAATQNLSDGELFFIIQNGVRLTGMPAFGAPNDEGSESWKLVRFLRHLPKITPTEVEEMNGMNPKSPDELQEEKQEQEFLNGSPAAR; encoded by the coding sequence ATGAAGACGCTGCTGCGAACGCTTGCATCTCTGCTGCTACTGGCTGGCCTTGCAGCCCTGGCAACCGTGGTGTGGGCGCGACACACAGGTGGATTCAGCGCACGAACGACGCCCTCCTTTTTGGAAACGGCCCTGGCACGATACGCCCGCAGCCTTGCCATACCTGCCTCTGCAAAGTCGCTGCCAAACCCCATTGTCGACTCACCCCAGGTGCAGCATGAAGCCATGGCGCACTACGCTGACCACTGCGCTTCCTGCCACGCCAATGATGGCTCCGGCGACACAATGTACGGCAACGGGCTCTATCCCAAACCGCCCGATCTTCGACTTGCCGCCACGCAGAATCTTAGCGATGGAGAGCTGTTTTTCATCATCCAGAACGGCGTACGGCTCACCGGAATGCCCGCCTTCGGCGCACCCAACGACGAAGGCTCAGAGTCATGGAAGCTGGTCCGTTTTCTCCGCCACCTTCCGAAGATCACGCCAACTGAGGTCGAGGAGATGAATGGCATGAATCCCAAGAGCCCGGATGAATTACAAGAAGAGAAACAGGAACAGGAATTTCTGAACGGTTCCCCCGCCGCGCGGTAA
- a CDS encoding TonB family protein: MSVRYADEIAEMSEFFTTAGIAVEKPQALAQVAQRLREDRGFHRDLTSHVWVMLHRRGSAVRYGEMLGVVALAAAGKQLAAEADENVAHDLLRFVMEAHDRLHPSAKSSVPTSQPGIPEPVVSRQPTPGVVAIPVATDLPATDVVKTPVAPSVARFPPSGSPVRVASEAETLLPIETVEAPSVRPVLDTPIRFSRVDVETADDTRRKSFVWVALAAVLMLAALAGWWFYRNTSAAPEAVATPAPVIEGNAATPAAEAPFVKQPVPETPVVEQPAPSVAPIRPSAAPKNSHSSRTAVSSHRQPAPAPQTHVAHLAAPSAPQQVASVAPPPAAVSRPSAASPAPNTSAPIVRSPASTSKPAAPATVSAGTLSKQLDRPGLTKEQEAEYDSTGRRYPRLLRRTPPNNNDVLMAKANVPPPLGASNTAAGSAPAGIVRPTSLGVMASNLVYSPAATYPPAASAAHVAGAVKVEAVVDTSGNVAAARVISGPVQLRDAALNAVQQWRYKPYVLGGKARTFTTQAMMEFELP, from the coding sequence GTGTCCGTCCGTTACGCGGATGAGATCGCGGAGATGTCCGAGTTTTTCACCACGGCGGGTATTGCTGTGGAAAAGCCCCAGGCGCTGGCGCAAGTAGCCCAGCGGTTGCGCGAGGATCGCGGGTTTCATCGCGACCTGACGTCGCATGTGTGGGTCATGCTGCATCGCCGTGGCAGCGCAGTTCGTTATGGCGAAATGCTGGGTGTGGTGGCGCTGGCAGCGGCAGGAAAACAACTGGCCGCAGAGGCCGATGAAAATGTGGCGCACGATCTTCTGCGCTTTGTCATGGAAGCGCATGACAGGCTGCATCCATCAGCAAAGAGCTCCGTCCCGACTTCCCAGCCAGGTATTCCCGAGCCTGTTGTTTCCCGGCAGCCTACGCCTGGTGTAGTTGCGATTCCGGTTGCGACCGATCTGCCTGCCACGGATGTGGTGAAAACGCCCGTCGCGCCGTCTGTTGCTCGGTTCCCTCCATCCGGTTCGCCCGTTCGTGTGGCTTCTGAAGCAGAAACACTGCTCCCTATCGAGACTGTTGAAGCGCCCTCCGTACGGCCGGTTCTGGATACGCCGATTCGGTTCTCGCGTGTGGACGTGGAGACTGCCGACGATACCCGGCGAAAGTCCTTTGTATGGGTCGCATTGGCCGCCGTGCTTATGCTGGCGGCGCTGGCAGGATGGTGGTTCTATCGCAACACTTCCGCAGCGCCCGAAGCTGTTGCAACGCCCGCTCCGGTGATTGAAGGGAATGCCGCAACGCCTGCGGCGGAAGCTCCGTTTGTGAAGCAGCCTGTGCCGGAAACCCCTGTTGTGGAACAGCCCGCGCCCAGCGTCGCACCGATCCGGCCCTCGGCAGCGCCGAAGAATAGCCATTCCTCACGCACTGCGGTGTCCTCGCATCGGCAGCCCGCCCCTGCACCGCAAACCCACGTCGCTCACCTGGCCGCGCCATCCGCTCCGCAGCAGGTGGCCTCCGTTGCGCCCCCGCCAGCGGCAGTCTCGCGTCCTTCTGCTGCATCACCAGCGCCGAATACGTCCGCGCCCATCGTGCGATCGCCGGCAAGCACGTCGAAACCAGCGGCTCCCGCAACTGTCTCCGCAGGCACGCTGTCGAAGCAGCTTGACCGGCCTGGTCTGACGAAGGAGCAGGAAGCTGAGTACGACAGCACGGGGCGTCGCTATCCCCGGTTGCTGCGCCGTACTCCGCCTAACAACAACGATGTCTTGATGGCCAAGGCTAATGTGCCGCCGCCTCTTGGCGCATCGAATACCGCGGCTGGATCAGCGCCTGCGGGAATAGTGAGACCTACATCGCTGGGGGTGATGGCCTCAAACCTCGTCTATAGCCCAGCGGCCACCTATCCTCCGGCAGCATCTGCGGCACATGTGGCAGGCGCGGTGAAGGTGGAAGCCGTGGTGGATACGTCTGGCAATGTCGCTGCGGCGCGCGTGATCAGCGGTCCGGTGCAGCTTCGCGATGCCGCATTGAACGCGGTGCAGCAGTGGCGCTATAAACCGTATGTTCTGGGCGGCAAGGCGCGCACGTTCACCACGCAGGCAATGATGGAGTTTGAGCTGCCGTAA
- the yajC gene encoding preprotein translocase subunit YajC, which translates to MFPVHALFALYFFQSSGGSAFGGFSLLLPVLLIGMVLLTAIPNQRKQKKWNQQLSQLKSGDRVATTGGIRGTILSLKDDAVIVRTQPDGIKLEFLKTAISSVTTEEEAEQ; encoded by the coding sequence ATGTTCCCTGTGCACGCATTGTTTGCTCTCTACTTCTTTCAATCCAGCGGCGGCTCCGCGTTTGGCGGATTCAGCCTGCTGCTGCCCGTTCTTCTCATCGGTATGGTGCTGCTCACGGCCATTCCCAACCAGCGCAAGCAGAAGAAGTGGAACCAGCAGCTTTCGCAGCTGAAGTCCGGTGATCGCGTTGCTACGACGGGCGGCATCCGTGGCACTATCCTCAGCCTGAAGGACGATGCGGTGATCGTCCGCACGCAGCCGGACGGCATCAAGCTTGAGTTTCTGAAGACCGCCATTTCATCCGTGACCACGGAGGAAGAGGCGGAACAGTAA
- the secF gene encoding protein translocase subunit SecF encodes MELFRDSNIDWLSKKWLFLGFSLIFSVAGVLSMLFWHHIPVGIDFKGGTQVRVSFPQPPNEEHLRTAMDRAGIHDASIQRLNGANGYEAVITLPETSDSNSDSARATVVKALATNYTDSPSKVEDAYTVGPTAGKQLTRQAGWAILWSLLGMLAYLWFRFEFIYGAAAVIAVFHDTLITIGAFSLTNQEITLTVIAAILTLVGYSMNDTIVVFDRIRENLQLMRRATLSEVVNKSINQTLSRTILTSGLTFLTVLALYLFGGEVLHGFSFALVVGILIGTYSSIAVAAPMLVAYTDWRSSKGKSTGLQTGRKATA; translated from the coding sequence GTGGAATTATTTCGCGATAGCAACATCGACTGGCTCAGCAAGAAGTGGCTGTTTCTTGGCTTCTCGCTGATCTTCTCCGTGGCGGGCGTGCTGAGCATGCTGTTCTGGCACCACATTCCCGTGGGCATTGACTTCAAGGGTGGCACGCAGGTGCGCGTGTCGTTTCCGCAGCCGCCGAACGAAGAGCATCTGCGCACGGCCATGGACCGCGCCGGTATTCACGACGCCAGCATCCAGCGCCTGAACGGCGCCAATGGTTACGAGGCTGTGATCACGCTGCCGGAGACAAGCGACAGCAACTCTGACTCCGCGCGCGCGACCGTGGTGAAGGCTCTGGCCACCAACTACACCGACTCCCCCAGCAAGGTGGAAGACGCGTACACCGTGGGGCCCACGGCGGGTAAGCAGCTAACGCGGCAGGCAGGCTGGGCCATTCTGTGGTCGCTGCTGGGCATGCTGGCATACCTGTGGTTCCGCTTTGAGTTCATCTATGGCGCGGCGGCCGTGATCGCTGTCTTCCATGACACGTTGATCACCATCGGCGCGTTCTCGCTGACGAACCAGGAGATTACGCTGACGGTGATCGCGGCCATCCTGACGCTGGTGGGTTACTCCATGAACGATACGATCGTGGTCTTTGACCGTATCCGCGAGAACCTGCAACTGATGCGTCGCGCCACGTTGAGCGAAGTGGTGAACAAGAGCATCAACCAGACGCTGTCGCGAACGATTCTGACTTCAGGCCTTACGTTCCTTACGGTGCTGGCGCTGTACCTGTTTGGCGGCGAAGTGCTGCACGGCTTCTCGTTCGCGCTGGTGGTGGGTATTTTGATCGGTACCTACTCGTCTATCGCGGTGGCTGCGCCCATGTTGGTGGCCTACACCGACTGGCGCAGCAGCAAGGGTAAGAGCACAGGTCTTCAAACAGGACGCAAGGCCACGGCCTAA
- a CDS encoding DUF5666 domain-containing protein, translating to MKRLLAAPLALVLSVSAFAHNGMEHIMGTVTAITATSINVKNPKDGKTIPVLTNARTMWMRGKDMVTAKDVHTGDRVVIHASKVDGKFLAAEVELGSATVAESHSH from the coding sequence GTGAAACGCCTGCTTGCTGCCCCTCTCGCCCTCGTCCTCAGCGTCTCTGCCTTCGCCCACAACGGCATGGAACACATCATGGGTACAGTCACCGCCATCACCGCAACCTCCATCAACGTAAAGAATCCGAAGGATGGCAAGACCATCCCTGTCCTGACCAATGCCAGGACGATGTGGATGCGCGGCAAAGACATGGTTACCGCAAAAGACGTCCACACCGGCGACCGCGTCGTCATTCATGCCAGCAAGGTGGATGGCAAGTTCCTCGCTGCAGAGGTGGAACTGGGCAGCGCCACTGTAGCTGAATCCCACAGCCACTAA